Proteins encoded in a region of the Vitis riparia cultivar Riparia Gloire de Montpellier isolate 1030 chromosome 7, EGFV_Vit.rip_1.0, whole genome shotgun sequence genome:
- the LOC117917771 gene encoding cytochrome P450 81Q32-like, which yields MEDAWLYTSLSVVFLLFAFKLLLQSKRGHGNLPPGPPAVPILGHLHLLKGPFHRALHHLSETYGPIFSLRFGSRLVVVISSSSAVEECFTKNDVIFANRPRLMVSEYLGYKYTSIVSSPYGEHWRNLRRLCALEIFSSNRLNMFLGIRKDEIKHLLRRLGRDSRDNFAKVELKSLFSELTFNIITRMVAGKRYYGEGADFEEAKHFREIIRKSFLLSAASNPGDFLPILRWMDYGGYEKKMAKNSRELDVILQGLIDEHRSNSKKDLMGNNTMIDHLLSLQKSEPEYYTDQIIKGVTMNLVFAGTDTAAVTMEWAMSLLLNHPDVLKKAKVELDTCVGQERLLEEADLPKLHYLQNIISETFRLCPPAPLWLPHMSSENCQLGGFDIPRDTMLLVNSWTLHRDPKLWDDPTSFKPERFEGGEKGETYKLLPFGTGRRACPGSGLANKVVGLTLGSLIQCYEWERISEKKVDMMEGKGLTMPKMEPLEAMCRAYQIVKKVLQDEETMVN from the exons ATGGAAGACGCCTGGCTGTACACATCTCTATCTGTTGTCTTTCTCTTGTTTGCTTTCAAGCTCTTGCTTCAAAGCAAAAGAGGCCATGGAAACCTCCCACCAGGTCCACCTGCCGTTCCTATTCTGGGCCATCTCCACCTCCTGAAAGGGCCTTTCCATCGAGCTCTACACCATCTTTCTGAAACCTACGGTCCTATCTTCTCCCTCCGCTTCGGATCCCGACTCGTTGTTGTAATTTCCTCTTCTTCCGCTGTTGAAGAATGCTTCACCAAGAACGATGTGATCTTCGCGAACCGCCCCCGCTTAATGGTCAGCGAGTACCTGGGGTACAAGTACACCAGCATAGTTTCATCACCATACGGCGAACACTGGCGCAACCTCCGCCGCCTCTGCGCGCTAGAAATCTTCTCCTCGAATCGACTTAACATGTTTCTAGGCATCCGTAAGGATGAAATCAAGCATCTACTCCGCAGACTGGGTCGGGACTCAAGGGATAATTTTGCAAAGGTAGAGTTGAAATCCTTGTTTTCAGAGCTAACGTTTAATATCATAACGAGGATGGTTGCAGGGAAACGGTACTACGGGGAAGGGGCGGATTTTGAGGAGGCTAAGCATTTCCGGGAGATCATAAGAAAGAGTTTTCTATTGAGTGCGGCATCAAATCCAGGAGATTTTTTGCCCATATTAAGATGGATGGACTACGGAGGGTATGAGAAGAAGATGGCCAAGAACAGTAGAGAGTTAGATGTCATCTTGCAAGGTTTGATTGATGAGCATAGAAGTAATAGTAAGAAGGATTTAATGGGTAATAATACTATGATCGATCATTTGCTTTCCCTGCAAAAATCGGAGCCAGAGTACTACACAGATCAAATCATTAAAGGGGTTACAATG AACTTGGTTTTTGCCGGAACTGACACTGCGGCAGTAACAATGGAATGGGCGATGTCCCTTTTGCTTAATCATCCCGATGTGCTGAAAAAGGCTAAAGTAGAACTAGACACTTGTGTTGGACAAGAACGGTTGCTAGAAGAGGCTGATCTTCCCAAACTACACTACcttcaaaatatcatttctgAAACCTTTAGACTCTGCCCACCTGCTCCACTTTGGCTGCCTCACATGTCATCTGAAAATTGCCAATTAGGGGGATTCGATATACCTAGAGACACAATGTTATTGGTCAATTCATGGACCCTTCACAGAGACCCTAAATTGTGGGATGATCCCACTAGCTTCAAGCCGGAGAGGTTTGAAGGTGGAGAAAAAGGTGAAACGTATAAGCTATTACCATTTGGAACCGGAAGGAGGGCTTGTCCTGGGTCTGGTTTGGCCAATAAGGTGGTTGGCTTGACTTTAGGGTCACTGATTCAATGCTATGAATGGGAGAGGATCAGTGAGAAAAAAGTTGATATGATGGAAGGGAAAGGACTTACCATGCCCAAAAtggagccattggaagccatgTGTAGAGCATATCAAATCGTTAAAAAAGTCCTTCAGGATGAAGAGACAATGGTTAATTAA
- the LOC117917256 gene encoding cytochrome P450 81Q32-like, with the protein MALLLNHPDALNKAREEIDIHVGQGRLMEESDLSKLGYLQNVISETHRLYPAAPLLLPHMTSSHCQVGGFDIPKGTMLLINAWAIHRDPKAWDNPTSFKPDRFNSKENNNYKLFPFGLGRRACPGSGLANKVMGLTLGLLIQCYEWKRVSEKEVDMAEGLGLTMPKAVPLEAMCKARDIIKMVV; encoded by the coding sequence ATGGCTCTCCTACTCAATCATCCAGATGCGTTAAACAAAGCTAGAGAAGAGATAGACATTCACGTTGGACAAGGAAGATTGATGGAAGAATCAGATCTCTCCAAATTGGGGTACCTTCAAAATGTCATATCTGAGACCCATAGATTGTACCCTGCAGCTCCACTCTTGCTACCCCATATGACATCAAGTCATTGTCAAGTGGGAGGATTTGATATACCAAAAGGCACCATGTTGTTGATTAATGCATGGGCTATTCACAGGGACCCTAAGGCATGGGATAACCCTACAAGTTTTAAGCCAGACAGATTTAAtagcaaagaaaataataattacaaattATTTCCATTTGGGCTTGGAAGGAGGGCATGTCCTGGGAGTGGTCTAGCCAACAAGGTGATGGGTTTGACTTTAGGGTTATTAATTCAATGTTATGAGTGGAAAAGGGTTAGTGAGAAAGAAGTTGATATGGCGGAAGGGCTAGGACTCACCATGCCTAAGGCTGTACCATTGGAGGCCATGTGCAAAGCTCGTGATATCATCAAGATGGTTGTTTGA
- the LOC117917769 gene encoding probable receptor-like protein kinase At5g24010 produces the protein MEKLGHQHLLFTLLLVYSSSNLHLASGYTLPTQYFINCGSSSNATVNRRNFVGDVNSGSSYFSVRPSDDLKDGNPENGTSPLYQTARIFRNESWYEFRITENGTYVVRFHFYPFLTPTNLTDALFNVSVTGYSLLSNFRVQNRSNSPVIKEFAIPIDVGNFTIRFTPQKSSFAFVNAVEAFLAPEKFVSNGSRYITPAGSEANYSGFESRALHIIHRINVGGPTIPPNNDTLWRSWTPDDDYLLLPGSAKNSEASNNTLNYDPSEATNYSAPVDVYKTAKELNRSYSNSSFNVTWGFRVNKNSTYFVRVHFCDIISQDEDGIVFNFSIYSRFIELIYSYGPTTKIGTPFYKDYVVDSDDSSLMNISIGSRSDSPNKTAYLNGLEIMELITRESGSLPAPSKPKKNLIFVIVGPVVGVLACLLILLGVILKCRKANSDESGEFGGRYFSWITDRSSDNSVVSSLNLGLKIPLSEIRHATHRFDKKLMLGEGGFGKVYRGTLRDGKKVAVKRSQPGQGQGLYEFQTEIIVLTKIRHRHLVSLIGYCDERREMILVYEFMENGTLQDLLYDSNEDCSTSSPRSELSWEQRLEICIASAMGLDYLHRGARIIHRDVKSTNILLDENYVAKVADFGLSKSGDADQTHVSTDVKGSFGYLDPEYFRCMQLTDKSDVYSFGVVLLEVLCSRPAIKRSVPREEMNLAEWAISWQKKGELEKIVDPFLVGKINPNSLRKFGETAEKCLRDSGADRPTMREVVWDLRYALDLQQARIPREGYGDSITDDSFDYLPLSGVPYVPSPSFLLIEEDEVPIEGDDGSEATASEVFSQLGISGAR, from the coding sequence ATGGAGAAGCTTGGCCACCAACACCTTCTTTTCACTCTCCTCCTCGTCTACTCCTCATCTAATCTGCACCTTGCTTCAGGATACACTCTTCCAACTCAATACTTCATCAACTGTGGGTCAAGCTCTAACGCCACAGTCAACCGCCGGAACTTTGTCGGAGATGTGAATTCCGGCTCATCCTATTTCTCCGTAAGACCAAGCGATGATTTGAAGGATGGCAACCCAGAAAACGGTACATCTCCTCTCTACCAAACAGCTAGAATTTTCAGAAATGAATCTTGGTATGAGTTTCGAATCACTGAAAATGGCACCTACGTGGTACGCTTTCATTTCTACCCTTTCTTGACGCCAACAAATCTTACTGATGCTCTCTTCAATGTTTCGGTCACTGGGTATTCATTGCTGTCCAATTTCAGAGTCCAGAACAGAAGCAACTCTCCTGTAATTAAGGAATTTGCAATTCCCATTGATGTGGGAAACTTCACCATCCGCTTCACTCCTCAAAAATCATCTTTTGCATTTGTAAACGCGGTAGAAGCGTTTCTTGCCCCTGAAAAGTTCGTTTCAAATGGATCGCGTTACATTACTCCTGCCGGAAGTGAAGCTAACTACAGTGGTTTTGAATCTCGGGCTTTACATATAATCCATAGGATAAACGTTGGAGGCCCGACAATCCCACCAAATAATGATACACTCTGGAGAAGTTGGACACCCGACGATGATTATCTACTTCTCCCAGGTTCTGCCAAAAATAGTGAGGCCTCCAATAATACGCTCAACTACGATCCTTCGGAAGCTACTAACTATTCCGCCCCGGTTGATGTCTACAAGACTGCCAAAGAACTTAATAGAAGTTACAGCAACTCATCATTCAATGTAACCTGGGGTTTCAGGGTGAATAAGAATTCTACCTACTTCGTGAGGGTGCATTTCTGTGACATAATTAGCCAAGATGAAGATGGTATTGTGTTCAATTTCTCCATTTATAGTCGGTTCATTGAACTTATATATTCATATGGCCCCACCACCAAGATCGGAACTCCATTTTACAAGGATTATGTGGTTGATTCCGATGATTCAAGTCTTATGAATATCAGTATAGGCTCTCGATCTGATTCACCAAACAAGACTGCCTATCTGAATGGGCTCGAGATTATGGAGCTTATAACCAGGGAATCTGGCTCATTGCCTGCGCCAAGCAAGCCGAAGAAAAACCTTATATTCGTTATAGTAGGTCCTGTTGTTGGCGTACTGGCTTGTCTCCTTATCCTGCTGGGGGTAATCTTGAAATGCAGGAAAGCAAACTCTGATGAAAGTGGAGAGTTTGGAGGAAGATACTTCAGTTGGATAACTGATAGGTCTTCCGATAACTCCGTTGTTTCCAGTTTAAACCTGGGGTTAAAAATACCCCTTTCTGAAATCCGTCATGCAACTCATCGCTTTGACAAAAAATTGATGCTCGGTGAGGGTGGGTTCGGGAAAGTTTATAGAGGAACTCTTCGGGATGGGAAGAAAGTGGCTGTCAAACGAAGTCAACCAGGGCAAGGCCAGGGCTTGTACGAATTCCAAACTGAAATCATTGTCTTAACCAAAATTCGCCACCGCCACCTCGTGTCCTTGATTGGATATTGTGATGAGAGGCGTGAGATGATACTGGTTTACGAATTCATGGAAAATGGGACTTTACAAGACCTCCTATACGATTCCAATGAGGACTGCTCAACGTCATCTCCCCGATCAGAACTGTCTTGGGAGCAAAGGCTTGAGATTTGCATTGCTTCAGCTATGGGTCTTGATTACCTTCACCGTGGCGCCAGAATCATTCACCGCGATGTTAAGTCAACGAATATCTTGCTTGATGAGAATTATGTGGCTAAAGTTGCGGATTTCGGTCTTTCAAAATCAGGCGATGCAGATCAAACCCACGTCAGTACTGACGTCAAAGGCAGCTTTGGTTACCTTGATCCTGAATATTTCAGATGCATGCAGTTAACAGATAAATCGGATGTATACTCCTTTGGAGTAGTTCTCCTGGAAGTGCTCTGCTCTAGGCCAGCTATTAAAAGGTCAGTTCCCAGGGAGGAAATGAATTTAGCTGAATGGGCGATTTCATGGCAAAAGAAAGGGGAGCTTGAAAAAATTGTGGATCCTTTTCTCGTGGGTAAAATCAATCCTAACTCATTGCGTAAATTCGGAGAAACGGCAGAGAAGTGTTTGAGAGACTCTGGTGCTGATAGGCCTACCATGCGTGAGGTGGTATGGGATTTGCGATATGCACTTGATCTGCAACAAGCTAGGATTCCGAGAGAAGGATATGGCGACAGTATCACCGATGATTCTTTCGACTACTTGCCACTGTCTGGTGTTCCGTACGTGCCTTCTCCTAGCTTTCTTTTAATTGAGGAAGATGAAGTCCCCATAGAAGGTGATGATGGTTCAGAAGCAACTGCTAGTGAAGTGTTCTCCCAACTGGGGATCAGTGGTGCCAGATAA
- the LOC117917770 gene encoding cytochrome P450 81Q32-like — translation MEARWLYSSLSFLFFALAVKFLLQRNKGKRLNLPPSPPGFPIIGHLHLLKGPLHRTLHRLSERHGPIVSLRFGSRPVIVVSSPSAVEECFTKNDVIFANRPKFVMGKYIGYDYTVVSLAPYGDHWRNLRRLSTVEIFASNRLNLFLGIRRDEIKQLLLRLSRNSVEIFAKVELKSMFSELLLNITMRMVAGKRFYGDNMKDVEEAREFREISKEILEFAGTSNPGDFFPILQWIDYQGYNKRALRLGKKMDVFLQGLLDECRSNKRSDLENRNTMIDHLLSLQESEPEYYTDEIIKGLIVAMQVGGADTTAVTIEWAMSLLLNHPEVLKKARDELDTHIGHDCLIDETDLPKLQYLQSIISESLRLFPSTPLLVPHLSTEDCKLGGFDVPGGTMLLVNAWTLHRDPQLWNDPTSFKPERFETGESETYKLLPFGVGRRACPGIGLANRVMGLTLGSLIQCFDWKRVDEKEIDMAEGQGLTMPKVEPLEAMCKTRQVMNNVSSKILNSV, via the exons ATGGAAGCTAGATGGCTATACTCATCCCTGTCTTTTCTGTTCTTTGCGCTTGCTGTCAAATTTTTGTTACagagaaataaaggaaaacGCCTAAATCTTCCACCAAGCCCCCCTGGTTTTCCTATTATCGGTCATCTCCATCTCCTCAAAGGGCCGCTCCATCGGACTTTACATCGTCTTTCAGAGCGACATGGTCCCATCGTCTCTCTCAGATTTGGATCAAGGCCCGTGATTGTGGTGTCCTCGCCGTCAGCTGTAGAAGAATGCTTCACCAAGAACGATGTCATCTTTGCGAACCGCCCCAAGTTTGTGATGGGCAAGTATATTGGGTATGACTATACTGTTGTATCACTAGCACCATATGGTGATCACTGGCGCAACCTCCGCCGCCTTAGCACTGTTGAAATTTTCGCTTCGAATCGCCTCAACTTGTTTTTGGGCATTAGAAGAGATGAAATCAAGCAATTACTGCTCAGGCTATCTAGAAATTCAGTTGAAATTTTTGCTAAGGTAGAGTTGAAGTCCATGTTTTCAGAGCTACTGCTTAATATTACAATGAGAATGGTGGCGGGGAAGCGGTTTTATGGTGACAACATGAAGGATGTTGAGGAGGCAAGGGAGTTCAGGGAGATCAGCAAAGAGATACTTGAATTTGCTGGGACATCAAACCCTGGAGACTTCTTCCCAATCTTACAGTGGATTGATTATCAGGGTTATAATAAGAGGGCTCTGAGGCTTGGGAAAAAGATGGATGTGTTCTTGCAAGGTCTGCTCGATGAGTGTCGGAGTAATAAGAGGAGCGATTTGGAGAATAGAAATACTATGATTGATCATCTGCTTTCCTTACAAGAATCAGAGCCAGAATATTACACTGATGAAATTATCAAGGGGCTTATAGTG GCAATGCAAGTAGGGGGAGCTGACACAACAGCAGTGACAATAGAATGGGCCATGTCTCTTCTGCTCAACCATCCAGAGGTGTTGAAGAAAGCGAGAGATGAGTTGGACACTCACATTGGGCATGATTGCTTGATTGACGAAACCGATCTTCCCAAATTGCAGTACCTTCAAAGTATCATTTCTGAGTCCCTACGCCTGTTCCCGTCAACCCCGCTTCTAGTACCACATTTGTCAACAGAAGATTGCAAACTCGGAGGATTTGATGTACCAGGAGGCACTATGTTATTAGTTAATGCATGGACCCTTCACAGAGACCCTCAGCTGTGGAATGACCCAACAAGTTTTAAGCCTGAGAGGTTTGAAACAGGGGAAAGTGAGACATACAAGCTGCTGCCTTTTGGAGTGGGAAGGAGGGCATGCCCCGGGATTGGCCTAGCCAATCGCGTGATGGGTTTGACTCTAGGCTCACTGATTCAGTGTTTCGATTGGAAGAGAGTAGACGAGAAGGAAATTGACATGGCCGAGGGACAAGGGCTCACCATGCCCAAGGTGGAGCCTCTAGAGGCCATGTGTAAAACAAGACAAGTCATGAACAATGTTTCATCCAAAATTCTGAACAGTGTCTGA